The sequence CTGCTTGGAGCTTTTGGTGTTATCCTTGTGCTATGGCTTGCAATACTTGCAAACATCATAGCATTCTACGTGATTTCAAAACCAGCAGGAATGCTTTTAATACCTTATATAGTGTGGGTCAGTATAGCAAGTTACCTCAACTACACAGTTTACCTGTTGAATCCATAAAAGGTTGGATTTAACTTTGGAATGAGTTTGGAATCAACGGCAGGGATATAAAATGCAGTGTATACACAAAAACAGATTTTTTTTTAATATATTTTTTAAAAAAAATTTATATCTCTAAAACAAGAAAAAATGGGGAATTGAACCCCAAAACTCTCTTTTTTAGGATCTTCTAATACCAGACAGACTTGCTAGCAACACGAGAAGTGCCATTACCAGTAAAGTTACTGGTGAACCAGTGGTTTCCATTGGAATAGTTTCAGCAGAAACAGCCTCTCCACCAGATAAAGGTTCTTCTGTTACAGCTTCTCCTCCACTAATAGGTGGAAGTACTCCTTCACCACCACTTGTTGCAGTAACCACACCAGTCACAGTACTTGCAGTGTTATTATCCATGAATGGATCAGAAGTATCTGTAATGGCAGACACGGTGTTTCCAATAAGAGAACCTGCAGGTGCAGTAGCATTCACAAGACCTGTTATAATTATGGTGACGTATTTACCAGGTGCAAGAGTACCAAGACTCAAGGAACCTGTCCAAGAACCCATATCGGCACCATCTAAAGTGTAGGTCGCGCCACTGAGCCATGAATCCAATGTATCCGTCACAGTAACGTTTTGAGCATCAGAAGGTCCATTGTTACCGACTACGATGTTGTAGGTAATGTTTTCACCAGCAGTCACGTTAGCAGGAGCAGTCTTCTGGACGTAAACATCAGCTAAGGTGTAGACCCATGTCCATGTATGAGCATAGTTGTTGTCCTGATTTGGATCGGTTACTGAGAAAACAGTTGCATCGTTGTACAACCAAGGCCCAGCAGGTTGTGAAGGATTCACCTGACCCCAAATTTTCACCAAAACAGAAGTTTGCGCTGCTAACACATCCCAAACGTATGAACCACCATATGCACCACCCCAAGAACCCATATTCACTCCATCAATCGAGAACTGTGGATTAATGAGTTTACCAGTCACATCATCTACCAATGTAACAGCTTGAGCATCAGAAGGTCCATTGTTAGCGACCACGATGTCGTAAGTAATATTATTACCTGCAACAACAGTATCTGGTGCAGTCTTGGTAATATTTAAATCAGCTGCGGTAGATACCAATGTCCAGGTATGAGCATAGTTGTTGTCCTGATTTGGATCGTTTGCTGAGAAAACAGTTGCATCGTTGTACAACCAAGGCCCAGCAGGTTGTGAAGGATTCACTTGACCCCAAATTTTCACCAAAACAGAAGTTTGCGCTGGTAAAACATCCCAGATGTGGGTACCATTCCACGAACCTTTATCCACCCCATCAACAGAGTACTGGGGATCAACGAGTTTACCAGTCACATCATCTACCAATGTAACGGCTTGAGCATCTTCATCAGGGTTGGTGTTAGTGACGGTTATATTATACGTAATGTTGTCACCAGCAACCACAGTATCAGGTGCAGTCTTGGTAATGTTTACGTCTACAGCTTCCTGAGCAGCGGCGGCGCCAGCAGCACATATTACGAAGAATACCGTCAGTAATAAAAATGCAGGACGCCTGTGCTTCCTATACATTAATTTCACCCCCTATTTTACATAGTTTGTGACATTTGTCACCACCGTATATGAATGAATTTCATATATTGTGACTATAATCACTATTATGGAAAGATTATAATAAATAATTTGTGAATTAAAATGAGAACAAAATTGTTTTATAGGAGCCGAATATTCCCAAAAAAATTGTCAGATTAATAAGGTTATATGAATCAATTTTAATAAAAAAAGTGAAGTGTACCTCCCACAACAGAAAAATCATGGTTGCAGTTACACCATAAGCTGCATTAGAAATAAGTTTAAAAAAAGATAGACGATTAGATTGAATTTATCTAAAAAAGGGATTTAAAATAAAAAAAGGGATTTAAAATAAGAATTTAAGAGATTCTTAAACCCTTACTTTGATTGTTTTATAAACCTTCACGTAACTAATCACTTTCTTGTATTTAACGTATCTGTGATGGTTTTTGTAGTAGTAAACCTTCTTCTTGGTTACCACTTTTTTGGTGTACAGGTACTTCTTAACGTACTTGTACTTCACAGCAGATGCTGTTGTACCTTTTGTACTTTGATACCACTTCTCTGCGGCAGCATCATCATAAGAACTTGTCTGAGCAGCAGTTGGGAATGTTCCAACCCAGTTACCTACAAATGCAGCATGTCCATTGGTGTTATGCCACACCTGAACACCATTGTAGGTTGTTGACTGCTTGATTACCTCGTAATTTTTGCTGTTTGCATCCGCAAAGTTTGTAGCTCCTCCAAGGAAGTCTGTGACTATTTCTCCACCACTCCAAGAGGTTGCGTAGTAATTTGCATTTGGGAACATACGTGAAAAGTCGTATATTGTTTGGGTTGGATTTGCAACCCTGGTACCCTGCACGTCACCCACTGAGAAACAAGTGTGTAATAATATTACGGGAATACCCTTTTTGTACGGAGGTGTGAATGTTTTACCGTACCATCCTTCACGCATTTGGTTTCCAACACCCCATATGTAATCATTTGAACCGTAAAGGGCATATGGACCTGTTGCTGCTCCACCTTTCATGTTGTAATGTCCGGTTATGTACGCACCGTGACCAACGTATATGATGGCATCTGCGTTGTACATTCCCTTCATTATATTTTTAGTGGTTGCGCTGCTTCCAATGAGACTTACAACCTTGTAACCTTTACTTTGAAGTTGAGAGGTTATTGCAGCAGCTTCATTGTGCATGTAAGGTGTGTCACCTCTTGCATCACCCACCACTAGAATGTGTGCCTCTGAACTTGGCATTGAAATAAAAAATATAGTTGCAAATATCATCATCATTCCAAATGCCATTAAATTTTTTTTAATACTAGTTTGGGACAATCTTAACATCCCTCCCTTAAATTTTGTATACCTTGCTGAGTTTTCACAGTGCCATAAAGCTTAATAATGAATTGGGTGCATATATTCACACAATTAATATGAGGGGCGTTGTTCAATGGAAACTGAACAAAAAGTAAGGGATCTAATTATTGAAACACTTGCAAAAAAGGAACTGTCAAAAAAACAAATTTTAGATGCAGTATGTGCCCGAACTAACAGGGAAATATCAAGCAAAGCTTTAAATGAAAACATTATGAACCTCTTGAAAGAGGAAAAAGTGGAAATTGTGGGCTATGATTTTAATATATACGAAGGAAAAAAGCGTATTCAGTCCATAAGGTCAGAGGGGGTTGTTTTCAGTCTCGTGAAACGGGACATTGTAAATATGAACATTTTAATGAAAAAATTTGGAAGCGATATTCCAGAAGATTCCCTGGAAGCTTGTTATCAAATAAAAAGGGCCATGAATCGAAAACTTCAAAGCATGAACGATCCCAACCTTAATTTAAACAACGTGTTCAACAAAACTTACCTGCTGGTTAACAGTCAGGATGATACCCACAGAAGAAAGTTAACGAGCAAACTTGCATTTGTTTTAAGTGATGAAGAAGGCTCAGATGAAATGTTCAAACAGATGATCGATCTTATCATGTCCTAAAAGAGAAATAAAATGATATTTAAGGGTATTTTTCAAATGAAATCAAGCCCATATTCACATTCTGATTTTTTTTATCATATCCCAATATGGAAGTGTAGTCATTAAATAGGGAAATCATGCAAAAAAAACTGCAAAAATTAGGATATGCAAAATTTAAATAATTCGTAGTACCATAAATATAACCATGACAAAAAATTCAAAAATTCACGGTTTTGGATTGTTAGCGGTGATTTTTGTTTTTTTATTTGCATCCATTTCAATGGTCAGTGCCCACCAACCTCGCCTTGAGGTGGGTCAAAATGCAACCTACGAAAATGCAATTGTGGTGGAAAACCCAGAAATATCCCAGGCATTCTATGGAAAACTCAGTGAAAGCCCCAATTACTACAAGATAACTTCAGACAAACCATTTAAACTTTACATAAACCTTCTTGTACCTGCAAGTCCAGGCATAAGTGCAAATCTTGTTTCAGCAGAAGTTCTCAATTCAAGTGGTGAAAGCATACTCCTCATAAACGGTACAGATGCCCAGTGGGAGCCGTACTTCGAAGAGTTCGGTGGGGACTACTACCTCAAGGGGCCTGAGGCAACAAAAAACCTGCCTTCTGGAACCTACTACGTTAGGGTGTTCAACACCAACAACCAAGGAAAGTACGCCATAGCAATTGGAGATATGGAATCCTTTCCAATTGAAGAGTCTCTGACAGCCCTTGTGACCATACCATTACTCAAGGAATTTTTCTTTGCAAAGCCCATTACAACACTGTTTCTGGAATTTTTAGGAATAATAATGGCGCTCGGATCACTCATGGTGCTTCTGGCAATGCTTGTGAAGGCCAGAAAATCAAAGGAAATAAGTGAAATAACAGTTAAGGTAAGTGGAGTTCTTAAACCCCTGATCTGGTTGGGAATAATCATCACAACCCTTATGTGGATCTACGTGATGTACCAGAATCCATTGAACATGATGGGAATCGTTAACAGCATACTTCTGATGGTTCTCATAATTCTCAGCTGGTACGTTGGTTCAAAAACTTATAAAATGGAATTTGGAAGGATTCCATGGAAGAGTACATTGATCACAGTTCTCTTGTGGTTGTTATTCGCCTTTGTCGCCATTGTTGTTATTTGAATTGGAAGTGTTCTTTAGGGAAATTCCAGTCCCTAATATACACCCCTATTTTTAAAGGTAAATATAGATGGATGAACCTAACAAATAACCTAAGATCTATAATGATAAGGCAATAGGAGAATGAAACTGTGGACCTTTTTACAAACATTACACTTGTTTTCATAAGCGGGATCGTGGAACTCTGGCTTGCAGTTCCAACGGGAATTGCACTCAAGTTAAATCCCATTTTAATCGTTGTAGTATCAGCTTCCAGTTCCATTTTAGCTGTTTTGATAGTGGCGTTTTTAGGAGATTCCATCAGGAACAGATTCATTGCATGGAGATATGGAGAGGATAAAAAATTTGAAACCAGGAGGATCCATGATGTCTGGAATAAATATGGAGTTGTGGGTCTGGGATTGTTATCTCCACTGCTTTTTGGTGCTCCCCTTGGAACTGCAGTAGGTATTACCTTTGGGGTCAGGAAAGACAATTTGATACTATGGATGTCCCTGGGAATAATCATATGGAGCGTAGGACTGACTGCAGCAGGAATAATGGGTTTGATGAGTTTTGAAGCACTTTCAAAATGATTTAACGTTTATTAATATAGAACATCTTCTTTTATGCTGTTAAAGTATTCAAATATCTGTGAAAATAATTTTTTAGAAAAAAGGGAATGTAAGGCCTTAAACCAGCCTGTTTAATAGTTTAAGCATGGAAAAGGTTAATATGGAAGTTGATCGAAACCTTTAATAGTACAATACAATAATTGTAGTTTTAAGAGAACTTAATATGACCTAATTAAGCTTATGAAAGACAGAATTTTTATGTTAATTTTGAAATAAGATTGATATATCACAATTAACGTTTTAAAACGGTGTTTTAGAAGGTGTAGTAATTGGAAAAGATAAAGATAGCGATAATTGGTATTGGTAACTGTGCAAGCTCCCTCATACAGGGAATACACTATTACAAATACAGGGATCCCCAGGATGTCATCGGTCTGATGCACTGGGATATAGGGGGCTACACACCCTCTGACATAGAGGTGGTTGCTGCCTTTGACATCGACAAGAGGAAGGTTGGAAAGGATGTGAGCCAAGCCATATTCGAAAAACCCAACTGTACAACTGTTTTCTGTGAGGATGTACCAGAAAGTGGTGTTGAAGTATCCATGGGATGCGTACTTGATGGTGTGGCACCACACATGGCAGATTTTAAAGAGGACCATACATTCGTTGTTTCAGATGAAGCAGAGAATGAAAAGGATGAAATAATAAAGATTTTAAAGGAAAGTGGAGCAGAGATACTTCTAAACTACCTTCCAGTTGGTTCTGAAGATGCAACAAGGTTCTATGCACAGTGTGCACTTGAAGCTGGTGTTGCGTTCATCAACAACATGCCTGTTTTCGTGGTTAGCGATCCTGAATGGGATGCTAAGTTCAGGGAAAAGGGAATACCAACAGTTGGTGATGACATAAAGGCGCAGATCGGTGCAACCATAACCCACAGGACACTTGCAAACCTGTTCCGTGATAGAGGAGTGAAGCTCGAGAGAACCTACCAGTTGAACACAGGCGGAAACACCGATTTCCTGAACATGCTCAACAGGAGCAGGCTGGATTCTAAAAAAGAGTCAAAAACTGAGGCTGTTCAGGCTGTTCTGGCTGAAAGGCTTGAACCTGAGAACATCCACATTGGTCCATCCGATTACGTGACCTGGCAGCAGGACAACAAGCTCTGCTTCCTCAGAATGGAGGGTAAAACCTTCGGAGATGTTCCAATGAACATAGAGCTTCGATTGAGCGTTGAAGACTCACCAAACTCTGCAGGCTGTGTTATAGATGCCATAAGATGCTGTAAACTGGCACTTGAAAGGGGAATAGGCGGACAGCTCACCTCAATCTCAGCCTACACAATGAAACATCCACCAGAACAGTTCACAGATGATGTGGCCCGTAACATGGTTGAGGAGTTTATTGCTGGGAAGAGGGAGAGATAAAACTCCCTCTCTTGTATCCTAAACTTTTTTTTACATCTTAAAATATATGAATAACTATTTTTAATTAGTTTTAATTCTTAAAATTAATTATTATACCTTTTTGTCAATCTCCATAATTTATCAATCTTTTTAATTTGATTTTAGTTCATTTTAAAACTTATTTTTTAATAAAAAATGTTTTATTTCTTTAAAATATCTTTTAAATGTTTAAATATCCTTTGATATCTTTTCATGGGTTATTTAAAATTTTTGTTTAAAATAAAAAATATGGAAAAAAGATTAAAAAAAGGATTGAAAATAAAAAAATGATAAAAAAAACCCCTTTTCAGAAAATATATTCATTTTAAAGGCCAAATTCCCCAGTTGCAACCCAATCCGCCTTGACAAGTGTCCACCAATCAATAGCCAGTCCCTTGAGAACGTAGTCATATGGCAGCCATCCATAACCCTCGTCTCCCCATGACTTTCCCCATGAGTTCCGGATTAACAGGGCGCCATTGCTTGTTTTTCCACATTTTGGATTTTCGATCACAACACTGTCATCGTATCCCACTGCAACTACGGCATGACCACCTGCAACCTTCTCTCCACTGCATGGATAGGGTATCTTCCCAGCTTCTGCATCATATATTGAATCGTAAACTGTGAAACCAAACATGGAGGGCAAGCCTGCTGTAAGATTTGTTTTTATTCTATCCAAAAGGGTGTTTGTAGATGTTGAGGGAGGATCCAATCGCAGGTACTGAATCGTTTTGTAGTTCTCAGCAAATGCATAGCAAAAGGCATCTGGATCTACATCAAAATCTGGTTTTTTATCTGTGTAGGGCCAGTACTTTTCAGGTGGCACTCCAAAGAGAACCAAAGCAGCCATGGTTGTTCTGAGGTAAGATCCAGTATCACCAGTTAGTCCTGCAAGCTTTCTGGAATTTTTGTAGAGGAAAAGCCTTGAAGCATCTATGTGATTACCAAAGGCCCGGCGTTCAAAGTATTCAAGCAGACCAACACCTGCATTTGCAGTGCATGACCCAAGACTTTTCTGATCCTCCACAGGAGAACACCACTGTCTTAGATCCATGTTATCTGGAATTCCAGTTACAGGTTCTTGGATACCTAACTCATTTACCATGTCTTTTATTCTGTCGTTCTTCTTTTTTTCAATTTCAAGGGTTAGATCTCGCCTATCAGGGATATCTGGAAACCATCCCATTCCTTTTTCATTTATTTCATCCATTTTTGTACCTCACTCCTTCTTGACATTAATAGACTTATTGAAGGAATTTTCTTCCCCAATAAAGCATAGACCGAATTGAAACATGATTTAGGAATAAATCTAAATTATGGGGAATTGCCAGGACTTAGTAATAATTAGTTAAAAAAAGTACTTACTAATTTCTAAAATAAACAGAATACGTAGTTATAAATAATAATTTATATCAGAATAATATGCCTTATTTGGATCTGGCCACATCATTTTTTTCGAATTTTAACCATAGTTTCATAGTATGGAGTTCCATTTCCAGCTTCACTCATGACATCCACAGTTAAAACGTTGATATTTTTACCGTACTTCATCCAGCCACCCATCTGCACCTTAACCGTGTCTATCCTTACACCCTCACTCTCCTGAAGAATTACTTCAAGCTCCCCAACTGGAGATTCAAGAACTGCAGTTTCTCCATCATGCATCCCTAGTTTCTGGAGTACCTTGGATGAAACTTCAACACTGAGAACTCCCTGCTTCATTTCAGTTTCTGGGACAACCGAACGGATCCATTTTTCAGGGGAGGATGAGATAAGATGGAGGTTGTAACCATCCTCAAGATCCTTGTTTTTTCTGTAACATGAAGTTTCATGGAATTCATCTATGAATTCAAATTTCCCAGATTCTGTTAAGAACTCTCCATCGGCGTAGGGGATCTCATCTTCAGGCACCAGATTCACAGGGCCTTTTTTAATATCTTCCCATTGGATCCCCATGTCTGCAATGGGAGCTGCTATCTTCTCTAACCATTCAGCCGTGCTTCCTGCCATTTCCTCTCCAAATCCCATCTTATCTGCAAGTGTCTGAAAAACCTCAAACTCTGATTTTGCCTCACCTTCAGGAGGCGATACTGGATTTATAGGAGATATCCAATTGTGACCATAACTCCCAAGCATGTCCCCCTCTTCAAGGAAGGTTGTTGCAGGTAAAAACAGATCTGCAACATCGGATGTGTCGTTTAGGAAGTGATCCATCATCACAACATAATCAACACCTTCAAATGCTTTTTTAACTCTGTTCGAGTTCGGGCTCAGATTAACAGGGTTTCCTGATGTTATGAATGCCATCTTTATAGGTGGATCCTCTGTTTTAAGGATGGCCCTCCCAATTGTCGGCATTGGAAGTTTTCTACTTTTATCTAAATTGTCGAGGGAATATGAACCATCAAAGAAGCCGAACTCCTCGAATCCCTGGCTCACACCCCCACCGGAGATCCCAATGTTTCCTGTTATGGCTGCTAGGGCATCCAAAAATCTGAAGGTAAGGTGTCCTGCCATGTATCTGTGGAGGCCCCAACCAGTGACTATGCTGGAAGGTTTGTTTTGAGAGTATGTAAGTGCAAGTTCCGTTATGGTTTCAGTCGGGACATCACATTTAATTGAGAGTTCCTCCATGGAAAAGCCATAGATGATCTGGAGGTATTTCTCGAAGTTTTTAGTGTTTCTACTAATAAAATCTTTGTCTGCAAGATCCTTCTGAAGTATCAGTTTTGAAACTGCAATTGCAAGGTAAGGATCCGTTCCAGGTTTCGGTTGAACGAAAATATCCGCGTATCTTGCTGTTTTTGTTTTAATGGGGTCAACAACTATGAGTTTTGTACCGTTTCTCTGGGCTTTCCTGAGTATCCTCCAGAGGTGGATGTCTGTGACTGCGGGATTTCTACCCCAAATGATCACAACCCTACTGTTTAGGTGGTCCATGTGATCATGGGATATTCTCCTGCCCAGATCCATTTCCTGACCTGCCTGACCTATGCCACCACAAACAGTCCCATAAATGGTTGAAACCCCACCCAGTAAATTGAAAAATCGACGATTAAGTATTTTAAGAGCGGTTCTTGATCCAAATCCCTGGTAGTAAAGTATGGATTCTGTTCCATGTTTTTTTATTGTATATCTGAGTCGGGACACCATTATGTCAAAGGCTTCATCCCAACTTATTCTCTTCCAGGCCCCATTCACCTTTTTAAGCGGATGTAAAACCCTTTTTGAGTTATACTGAACATTTTCAAGGTACTTAGAAGTGTTTGGACAAAGAAATCCATCTGTGATGTCATGGTCGGGATTTCCCTTTAATTTGGTTATTTTTCCATCTTGAACTGTGGCGATTATGCTACAGCCACCGGGACAGTCCCTTGTACAGGCAGTTAAAATTTTTTTCAATATGGATGCACCTCTAAAACCTTAAAATCAATGAAATAATTATTATAATTGATGATATGAGAATAAATGAGTTTTTAATGAATTTTATGAATTCAATTAAAACATTATTGCGGTTTTTAAGTTTTATAATTTTATAGAATAAAAGATATTAAAAGTTATAACTGGGTTAAAAATAAATTTAATGAAGGTTTTCAAGGTTGTCTTTAATCAGCCCCTGTGATTCTAGTACCTTGATGTCCTTCTTTTCAATATTTGATCTGGGTTCTGGACCAATTTTAGCACATAGGATCATATCACAATCTTCCAGTAGGGCACAGGCAGATCTCCAGCGATCTGAATGCTCTTTAATTATAGTATTTGGTTTTTCCCTGAGTTCAAGGAATTCCACCAGTCCATCCTGCAACTCAAAGATCAAGAAGTGATCACATGTTGAAAAGTGCAGATCCACATTTTTACCATCACTTGAAGCTACTGCAATTCTCATTTCGATACCTTCCCCCTTATGGAACATTAATTTCTCCTTCAAAATCGTAGTAGTTCTCTATGATGGTGTTGGTCAACAGATCCACCAGATGGGTACCGGCCCTGTAACCTAGTACCGGCACCCTTTGAGCACCTAAACGATCATAGATAGGGAATCCTAACCTTACCAGAGGAATATTTTCTTCCTTAGCTACCCTCACACCGTAAGAATTTCCAATGAGTAATTCTATATCTCCCTCTTTGATATTTTCATGGAGGTCATAGAGATCTCCTCCTGCAAGTACTGTAGGCTCGCTACCAGTTTCATGGTTCATACACTTAATATCCTCAATGAATCTCTGACTGGAAACTCCAGTACACAGTACCGACGGGATCATTCCAAGTTCTGATACGAATTGGGCCATTCCAGCAACGAAGTCAGGATCCCCATATATGGCCACCTTCCGGCCGTAGTTGTAGGAATGAGCATCTACAATAGCATCTATAAGTATTCCACGATCTCTTTCTAGCTTCTTTGAGGTTTCCAGTTCCATGAGGGTGGTTAAGCATCCTATGAACTCATCGGTATTTTTAAGTCCCACCGGCATTGGCAGTGAAAATGATGGGACTCCGTACCTATTCTCCAGGAGAAGGGCTCCAGAATCTGCATGTTTGCATAGGGATATGGTGCCCCTTGAATTTGCAGAGTCCCTAATCTCATCCAAACCTGTCCCTTCACATGGAAAAAATGATACATCCCCGGTACTTGGTGCATTAAGTGATTCTGATGTATCTGTTAGGATTATATTTCCACATTTAAGAGTTTCAAGTATATCTTTAATCTCTTCCACATCTGCAGGAGATACTGTGCCCATTACAATATTCACTTTACCGTTATCCCCATTTTCACTGAATTTTTGGGCCAAAGCTTCAACAAGTGCCTTTATGGTTCTGTCGTATCCTTCAACATGACTACCTGCATAGCTGGGGGTTGAAATTGGAATTATTGGAAGATCATGGATTGATACCTCAGGAATAGTGTTATCAGCATCTTCACCACTAACTTCAACATCTGCACAAACATCTATACATTTACCATCACTATTTTCAATATAAGATTCTTTAAACTTCTTTATTATGGCAGACATATCATCTCCAATGGTTTCTGTGAGACAACTTGAAGTCACACCG is a genomic window of Methanobacterium congolense containing:
- a CDS encoding DUF11 domain-containing protein; translation: MYRKHRRPAFLLLTVFFVICAAGAAAAQEAVDVNITKTAPDTVVAGDNITYNITVTNTNPDEDAQAVTLVDDVTGKLVDPQYSVDGVDKGSWNGTHIWDVLPAQTSVLVKIWGQVNPSQPAGPWLYNDATVFSANDPNQDNNYAHTWTLVSTAADLNITKTAPDTVVAGNNITYDIVVANNGPSDAQAVTLVDDVTGKLINPQFSIDGVNMGSWGGAYGGSYVWDVLAAQTSVLVKIWGQVNPSQPAGPWLYNDATVFSVTDPNQDNNYAHTWTWVYTLADVYVQKTAPANVTAGENITYNIVVGNNGPSDAQNVTVTDTLDSWLSGATYTLDGADMGSWTGSLSLGTLAPGKYVTIIITGLVNATAPAGSLIGNTVSAITDTSDPFMDNNTASTVTGVVTATSGGEGVLPPISGGEAVTEEPLSGGEAVSAETIPMETTGSPVTLLVMALLVLLASLSGIRRS
- a CDS encoding small multi-drug export protein — its product is MDLFTNITLVFISGIVELWLAVPTGIALKLNPILIVVVSASSSILAVLIVAFLGDSIRNRFIAWRYGEDKKFETRRIHDVWNKYGVVGLGLLSPLLFGAPLGTAVGITFGVRKDNLILWMSLGIIIWSVGLTAAGIMGLMSFEALSK
- a CDS encoding inositol-3-phosphate synthase, which codes for MEKIKIAIIGIGNCASSLIQGIHYYKYRDPQDVIGLMHWDIGGYTPSDIEVVAAFDIDKRKVGKDVSQAIFEKPNCTTVFCEDVPESGVEVSMGCVLDGVAPHMADFKEDHTFVVSDEAENEKDEIIKILKESGAEILLNYLPVGSEDATRFYAQCALEAGVAFINNMPVFVVSDPEWDAKFREKGIPTVGDDIKAQIGATITHRTLANLFRDRGVKLERTYQLNTGGNTDFLNMLNRSRLDSKKESKTEAVQAVLAERLEPENIHIGPSDYVTWQQDNKLCFLRMEGKTFGDVPMNIELRLSVEDSPNSAGCVIDAIRCCKLALERGIGGQLTSISAYTMKHPPEQFTDDVARNMVEEFIAGKRER
- a CDS encoding C1 family peptidase, which encodes MDEINEKGMGWFPDIPDRRDLTLEIEKKKNDRIKDMVNELGIQEPVTGIPDNMDLRQWCSPVEDQKSLGSCTANAGVGLLEYFERRAFGNHIDASRLFLYKNSRKLAGLTGDTGSYLRTTMAALVLFGVPPEKYWPYTDKKPDFDVDPDAFCYAFAENYKTIQYLRLDPPSTSTNTLLDRIKTNLTAGLPSMFGFTVYDSIYDAEAGKIPYPCSGEKVAGGHAVVAVGYDDSVVIENPKCGKTSNGALLIRNSWGKSWGDEGYGWLPYDYVLKGLAIDWWTLVKADWVATGEFGL
- a CDS encoding molybdopterin-dependent oxidoreductase, with translation MKKILTACTRDCPGGCSIIATVQDGKITKLKGNPDHDITDGFLCPNTSKYLENVQYNSKRVLHPLKKVNGAWKRISWDEAFDIMVSRLRYTIKKHGTESILYYQGFGSRTALKILNRRFFNLLGGVSTIYGTVCGGIGQAGQEMDLGRRISHDHMDHLNSRVVIIWGRNPAVTDIHLWRILRKAQRNGTKLIVVDPIKTKTARYADIFVQPKPGTDPYLAIAVSKLILQKDLADKDFISRNTKNFEKYLQIIYGFSMEELSIKCDVPTETITELALTYSQNKPSSIVTGWGLHRYMAGHLTFRFLDALAAITGNIGISGGGVSQGFEEFGFFDGSYSLDNLDKSRKLPMPTIGRAILKTEDPPIKMAFITSGNPVNLSPNSNRVKKAFEGVDYVVMMDHFLNDTSDVADLFLPATTFLEEGDMLGSYGHNWISPINPVSPPEGEAKSEFEVFQTLADKMGFGEEMAGSTAEWLEKIAAPIADMGIQWEDIKKGPVNLVPEDEIPYADGEFLTESGKFEFIDEFHETSCYRKNKDLEDGYNLHLISSSPEKWIRSVVPETEMKQGVLSVEVSSKVLQKLGMHDGETAVLESPVGELEVILQESEGVRIDTVKVQMGGWMKYGKNINVLTVDVMSEAGNGTPYYETMVKIRKK
- a CDS encoding NifB/NifX family molybdenum-iron cluster-binding protein produces the protein MFHKGEGIEMRIAVASSDGKNVDLHFSTCDHFLIFELQDGLVEFLELREKPNTIIKEHSDRWRSACALLEDCDMILCAKIGPEPRSNIEKKDIKVLESQGLIKDNLENLH
- a CDS encoding nitrogenase component 1, which produces MIKENQEVDGLHKNFAVINPCRFCQPMGALQALLGVKGAMPLIHGSQGCSTYMRFQLCRHYREPINVASTSMSEGTVVYGGEANLLKALKTICNEYEPSLIGVTSSCLTETIGDDMSAIIKKFKESYIENSDGKCIDVCADVEVSGEDADNTIPEVSIHDLPIIPISTPSYAGSHVEGYDRTIKALVEALAQKFSENGDNGKVNIVMGTVSPADVEEIKDILETLKCGNIILTDTSESLNAPSTGDVSFFPCEGTGLDEIRDSANSRGTISLCKHADSGALLLENRYGVPSFSLPMPVGLKNTDEFIGCLTTLMELETSKKLERDRGILIDAIVDAHSYNYGRKVAIYGDPDFVAGMAQFVSELGMIPSVLCTGVSSQRFIEDIKCMNHETGSEPTVLAGGDLYDLHENIKEGDIELLIGNSYGVRVAKEENIPLVRLGFPIYDRLGAQRVPVLGYRAGTHLVDLLTNTIIENYYDFEGEINVP